A single genomic interval of Gammaproteobacteria bacterium harbors:
- a CDS encoding TIGR00730 family Rossman fold protein translates to MANSKKLPPKIFPSAREDATKSLSGSAQYTSSAYRLAFTDTDFLLREELRPVRFQLELLKPDLIQQEHGIDSTVVIFGSARHLSRDEAQAQLDEAHAQLAASPRSSRAKAAVKRAETVLGNSKFYEQARRLGALVTENSARIEGCRLVVVTGGGPGIMEAANRGAHESGGQSIGLNIVLPAEQEPNPYITPELCFRFHYFALRKMHFLMRARALVAFPGGYGTLDELFETLALIQTGKSQRVPVLLFCEEFWRGLVNFDVLVESGNIGEEDIELFRYVETAEQAWQEIASFYSFGCAPSD, encoded by the coding sequence ATGGCCAATAGCAAAAAACTTCCACCCAAGATTTTCCCCAGTGCGCGCGAGGATGCGACAAAATCGTTGTCGGGCAGCGCGCAATATACCAGCAGCGCCTATCGGCTGGCGTTTACTGACACCGACTTCCTGCTGCGCGAGGAATTACGCCCGGTGCGGTTCCAGCTCGAATTGCTGAAACCCGACCTCATCCAGCAAGAGCACGGCATCGACTCCACTGTGGTGATCTTTGGCAGCGCCCGCCACCTGTCACGCGACGAAGCACAGGCACAACTCGACGAAGCACATGCGCAACTGGCCGCCAGCCCACGCAGCAGCAGGGCAAAGGCGGCGGTGAAGCGCGCGGAGACGGTGCTCGGAAACAGCAAATTCTACGAGCAGGCGCGCCGTCTCGGTGCGCTGGTGACCGAAAACAGCGCTCGGATCGAGGGCTGTCGCCTGGTGGTGGTAACCGGCGGCGGTCCCGGCATCATGGAGGCTGCAAATCGTGGCGCGCACGAATCCGGAGGACAGAGCATCGGGTTGAATATCGTGTTGCCCGCCGAGCAGGAGCCAAACCCCTACATCACGCCCGAGCTGTGTTTCAGATTTCACTACTTTGCACTGCGCAAGATGCATTTCCTGATGCGCGCCCGCGCCCTGGTGGCCTTCCCCGGCGGTTATGGCACACTCGACGAGTTGTTCGAAACACTCGCCCTGATCCAGACCGGAAAGTCGCAGCGGGTACCGGTGCTGCTGTTCTGCGAGGAATTCTGGCGAGGTCTGGTCAATTTCGACGTCCTGGTGGAATCGGGCAATATCGGCGAGGAAGATATCGAGTTGTTTCGCTACGTCGAGACAGCGGAACAGGCGTGGCAGGAAATCGCTTCTTTCTACAGCTTCGGATGCGCACCATCGGATTGA
- a CDS encoding RNA-binding protein encodes MNIYVGNLPYTVRDNDLLSMFQEYGNVSSAKVVMDRETDRSKGFGFVEMPSDDEGSNAINKLNGHEINGRALRVNEARPREDRRPGGGGGPGGGDRRPKRW; translated from the coding sequence ATGAATATCTACGTTGGAAACCTGCCCTACACCGTCCGGGACAATGACCTGCTTTCGATGTTCCAGGAATATGGCAATGTATCGTCAGCAAAAGTGGTCATGGATCGTGAAACCGATCGTTCCAAGGGCTTTGGTTTCGTTGAGATGCCGTCGGATGACGAAGGCAGCAACGCTATCAACAAGCTGAACGGTCATGAGATCAATGGTCGTGCGCTGCGCGTGAACGAAGCGCGCCCGCGCGAAGATCGTCGCCCCGGTGGTGGTGGTGGTCCTGGTGGCGGCGACCGTCGCCCCAAGCGCTGGTAA
- a CDS encoding adenylosuccinate synthase encodes MAKNVVVLGTQWGDEGKGKIVDLLTENVTAVVRFQGGHNAGHTLVIGGEKTVLHLIPSGVLRAGVLCLIGNGVVLSPAALLAEIGALESRGVPVRERLRLSPACPLILPYHAALDLAREQARGDAKIGTTGRGIGPAYEDKAARRGLRLGDMRNPERFAAKLREVMDYHNFVLQGYYDSPAIDYQRTLDESLQHGAALLPLMADVPAMLHEYRLAGKRILFEGAQGALLDIDHGTYPFVTSSNTTAGGTATGSGFGPLYLDYVLGITKAYTTRVGSGPFPTELFDEVGAHLARRGHEFGATTGRPRRCGWFDALSLREVVRINSISGLCLTKLDVLDGLESINLCIGYEDRSGQIVGTPRDSADFESLVPIYETVDGWSESTVGVTEWAQLPLNARRYIERIAEAVGAGVDIISTGPERNETIILRDPFTAG; translated from the coding sequence ATGGCTAAGAACGTAGTGGTACTCGGTACCCAATGGGGTGATGAAGGGAAAGGCAAGATCGTCGATCTGCTCACCGAGAACGTGACTGCGGTGGTGCGCTTCCAGGGCGGTCACAATGCCGGTCACACGCTGGTGATCGGGGGCGAGAAGACGGTGCTGCACCTGATCCCTTCGGGGGTGTTGCGTGCGGGCGTCCTGTGCCTGATCGGTAACGGCGTGGTGCTGTCGCCCGCAGCGCTGCTCGCCGAAATCGGCGCGCTCGAATCACGTGGTGTGCCGGTGCGCGAGCGGCTGCGGCTCAGTCCCGCCTGCCCGCTGATTCTCCCCTACCACGCGGCGCTGGACCTGGCGCGCGAACAGGCCCGCGGCGATGCCAAGATCGGTACTACCGGGCGCGGCATCGGGCCGGCCTATGAGGACAAGGCCGCACGGCGTGGCTTGCGTCTGGGCGATATGCGCAACCCCGAGCGATTTGCCGCCAAGTTGCGCGAGGTGATGGATTACCACAATTTCGTGCTGCAGGGATATTACGACTCGCCCGCCATCGATTACCAGCGCACGCTGGATGAGAGCCTGCAACACGGCGCGGCGTTGCTGCCGCTGATGGCCGATGTGCCGGCGATGCTGCACGAATACCGCCTGGCCGGTAAGCGCATTCTGTTCGAAGGGGCGCAAGGTGCACTGCTTGATATCGATCACGGGACCTACCCGTTCGTGACCTCGTCGAACACCACTGCCGGCGGCACTGCCACGGGCAGTGGATTCGGTCCGCTGTATCTCGATTACGTTCTGGGAATCACCAAGGCATACACCACGCGGGTTGGTTCCGGTCCCTTCCCGACGGAGTTGTTTGACGAAGTAGGTGCCCACCTTGCGCGGCGCGGCCATGAATTCGGCGCGACGACTGGCAGGCCGCGCCGTTGCGGCTGGTTCGATGCGCTATCGCTGCGCGAGGTGGTGCGTATCAACAGCATCAGCGGTCTGTGCCTGACCAAGCTCGATGTGCTCGACGGGCTGGAATCCATCAACCTGTGCATCGGTTACGAAGACCGCTCGGGCCAGATCGTCGGCACGCCGCGTGACAGTGCCGACTTCGAGAGCCTGGTGCCGATCTACGAAACCGTTGACGGCTGGAGCGAGTCGACCGTCGGCGTCACCGAATGGGCGCAACTGCCGCTCAATGCGCGCCGCTATATCGAACGCATCGCGGAAGCCGTGGGCGCGGGTGTCGATATCATATCGACGGGCCCCGAACGCAACGAGACCATCATCCTTCGTGATCCGTTCACGGCAGGATGA
- a CDS encoding ATP phosphoribosyltransferase regulatory subunit, which translates to MPGEERWLLPEGVEELLPDQAARVEAMRRELLDLYGRWGYELVIPPLIEYTESLLIGLGRDLERQTFRLTDQLSGRMLGIRPDITPQAARIDAHSLRRDGPVRLCYAGSVLHTRARSPFASRCPIQLGAELYGDASLDADIEVLGLMLETLGRIGIREVTLDLGHVGIFRALMDDMALAEGVRAALFEALQDKSSAAINAIVDDAGLDGPRSSILRELAGLNGDRRVLGAARRLLQDAPPAVHQVLSALERVADIIEERFPGINIHFDLCELHGYHYHTGLVFAAYVPGQGEAVANGGRYDDIGRVFGRARPATGFNMDLKTLLTLAPARAGGDNGGIFVAPAIAALAWGEIQRLRDAGERVVVGLSAQGSSACCDRELRHAGDDSWQIHQLNQARANG; encoded by the coding sequence TTGCCTGGCGAGGAGCGCTGGCTGCTCCCGGAAGGCGTCGAGGAACTGCTCCCGGACCAGGCCGCGCGCGTCGAGGCGATGCGCCGCGAGTTGCTGGACCTGTATGGCCGCTGGGGCTATGAACTGGTCATCCCGCCGTTGATCGAATACACCGAATCGCTGCTGATCGGTCTCGGCAGGGATCTCGAGCGCCAGACGTTCCGGCTTACCGATCAGTTGAGCGGACGGATGCTGGGCATCCGCCCCGACATCACGCCACAGGCGGCGCGTATCGACGCTCACAGCCTGCGCCGCGATGGCCCGGTGCGCCTGTGTTATGCGGGCAGCGTGCTGCACACCCGTGCGCGCTCCCCGTTTGCCTCGCGCTGCCCCATTCAACTCGGAGCCGAACTTTATGGTGACGCGAGCCTCGACGCCGATATCGAGGTGCTCGGCCTGATGCTCGAGACGCTCGGACGCATCGGTATTCGCGAGGTTACGCTGGATCTCGGCCACGTCGGGATATTTCGTGCGCTGATGGACGACATGGCACTTGCCGAGGGCGTGCGAGCTGCGCTGTTCGAGGCTCTGCAGGACAAGTCCAGCGCGGCGATCAACGCGATCGTCGATGATGCCGGGCTGGACGGGCCGCGCTCCTCGATCCTGCGCGAACTCGCCGGTCTGAACGGTGATCGTCGAGTGCTCGGCGCGGCCAGGCGTCTGTTGCAGGATGCTCCGCCGGCGGTACACCAGGTGCTTTCAGCGCTCGAGCGGGTTGCCGATATCATTGAAGAGCGCTTTCCCGGGATCAATATTCATTTCGACCTGTGCGAGTTGCATGGTTATCACTATCACACGGGGCTGGTTTTCGCGGCCTACGTGCCTGGCCAGGGCGAGGCGGTGGCGAATGGCGGACGTTATGACGATATCGGGCGGGTGTTTGGCCGCGCGCGTCCGGCAACCGGTTTCAATATGGACCTGAAAACGCTGCTGACACTGGCACCCGCGCGTGCCGGCGGGGACAACGGCGGCATATTTGTTGCACCCGCAATTGCCGCGCTTGCGTGGGGCGAGATCCAGCGCCTGCGTGATGCGGGCGAGCGCGTCGTGGTTGGCTTGTCGGCCCAGGGCAGTAGCGCCTGCTGCGATCGAGAGTTGCGCCACGCCGGTGACGATTCGTGGCAAATCCACCAGTTGAATCAGGCGCGTGCCAATGGCTAA
- a CDS encoding DUF2065 domain-containing protein — MWHDLAVAFCLMLVIEGLTPFLSPRAWRGMIATAAQLDDGSLRLAGLGSMLVGTLLLYMVN; from the coding sequence ATGTGGCACGATCTGGCAGTCGCTTTCTGTCTCATGCTGGTTATCGAAGGGCTGACGCCGTTCCTGTCTCCGCGGGCCTGGCGCGGCATGATCGCGACCGCGGCTCAACTCGATGACGGCAGCCTGCGTCTGGCGGGTCTAGGCAGCATGCTGGTAGGCACGTTGCTGTTGTACATGGTCAACTGA
- the hflC gene encoding protease modulator HflC, translated as MNGRMLAFLAALGLALVALLNTLYVIKATECAVVLRFGRLLDVDSEPGLHFKIPLVDEVRKFNSRILTLDSEPESFYTLEKKRLIVDSFTKWRIEDVKTYYRATGGVQSIAETRLAQRANDGLRNQFGKRRLHEVVSGQREELMSEITDDLNSAVTQSLGIRVVDVRVKKIDLPEEVSDAVFKRMSAEREKLAREYRAQGKEQAEKIRADADRQVTILEAEAYRDAELVRGDGDAEAAAIYAVAFNKAPEFYSFTRSLRAYEESFASPQDMLVLDPKSDFFRYLNQSKPGR; from the coding sequence ATGAACGGACGCATGCTGGCATTTCTCGCCGCGCTGGGCCTTGCGCTGGTGGCGCTGCTCAATACGCTGTATGTGATCAAGGCAACCGAGTGCGCCGTGGTGTTGCGCTTCGGACGTCTGCTCGATGTCGACAGCGAGCCAGGGCTCCATTTCAAGATCCCGCTGGTCGACGAGGTGCGCAAATTCAATTCCCGGATCCTGACGCTCGACTCGGAGCCCGAGAGTTTCTACACGCTCGAGAAGAAACGGTTGATCGTGGATTCATTCACGAAATGGCGTATCGAGGATGTGAAGACCTATTACCGTGCGACGGGCGGGGTGCAGTCGATAGCCGAGACGCGCCTTGCACAACGGGCCAACGACGGCTTGCGCAACCAGTTCGGCAAACGACGTCTGCACGAGGTGGTGTCGGGCCAGCGCGAGGAGCTGATGTCCGAGATCACGGATGACCTGAACAGTGCCGTAACCCAATCTCTCGGCATCCGGGTGGTCGATGTGCGGGTCAAGAAAATCGATCTTCCCGAAGAAGTGAGTGATGCGGTATTCAAGCGCATGTCCGCGGAGCGTGAGAAACTTGCGCGCGAGTACCGTGCGCAGGGCAAGGAGCAGGCAGAGAAGATCCGTGCCGATGCTGACCGACAGGTCACCATCCTCGAGGCTGAGGCCTATCGTGACGCCGAGCTGGTGCGTGGTGACGGCGATGCCGAGGCGGCTGCGATCTACGCGGTTGCGTTCAACAAGGCACCCGAGTTCTATTCGTTCACCCGTAGTCTGCGCGCCTACGAGGAATCGTTCGCGAGTCCCCAGGACATGCTGGTGCTCGATCCGAAGAGTGATTTCTTTCGTTATCTGAACCAGTCAAAACCCGGTCGTTGA
- the hflK gene encoding FtsH protease activity modulator HflK, with amino-acid sequence MAWNEPGGNGKQRDPWGGDQGPPDLDEAFRKFRQKLGAAFGSGSGGGSGEDKALNRAIAGLIVLVLASLWLYAGINVLDAQERAVVLRFGRFHEVLEPGFNWNPKWVDQVFPVNVTAERQYNSTGVMLTQDENIVELPIAVQYNIADIKAFVLNVNNPENSLQQATDSALRHVVGSSKLDQVLSEGRGQIGDDVRFKLQSYLDNYGTGIQVVKVTIQGAKPPGEVKAAFDDVIKAKEDEERLKNEASAYAFSVVPEARGRAQRVFEEAAAYRGKVVAEAQGEAQRFEKLLGQYEKAPEVTRERLYLDAVQRVMSNSSKVLVDVPGSNNVMYLPIDRLGRQQPEAAPPVVRSPQVENDDAARDALDRARRDPGNLRQRERR; translated from the coding sequence ATGGCCTGGAATGAACCAGGTGGCAATGGAAAGCAGCGCGACCCTTGGGGCGGTGACCAGGGGCCGCCGGATCTCGACGAGGCTTTCCGCAAGTTCCGCCAGAAGCTCGGTGCGGCCTTTGGTTCCGGTTCGGGTGGTGGATCGGGCGAGGACAAGGCACTCAACCGCGCAATTGCAGGCCTGATCGTCCTGGTTCTGGCCAGCTTGTGGTTATACGCAGGCATCAACGTGCTCGATGCGCAGGAGCGCGCAGTGGTGCTTCGCTTCGGGCGTTTTCACGAGGTGCTCGAACCGGGCTTCAACTGGAATCCGAAGTGGGTCGATCAGGTGTTTCCGGTCAACGTCACGGCGGAGCGGCAATACAATTCCACGGGGGTGATGCTCACCCAGGACGAGAATATCGTCGAGCTGCCGATTGCGGTGCAGTACAACATCGCCGATATCAAGGCTTTCGTGCTCAACGTGAACAATCCGGAGAACAGTCTGCAACAGGCGACCGACAGTGCGCTGCGCCACGTTGTGGGCAGCAGCAAGCTCGATCAGGTCCTGTCCGAGGGGCGTGGGCAGATCGGTGACGATGTGCGCTTCAAATTGCAGAGCTATCTCGACAATTACGGCACCGGTATCCAGGTCGTGAAAGTTACGATCCAGGGTGCCAAGCCTCCCGGCGAGGTCAAGGCCGCTTTCGATGACGTGATCAAGGCCAAGGAAGACGAGGAGCGGCTGAAGAACGAGGCCAGTGCCTATGCGTTCAGCGTGGTGCCGGAGGCGCGTGGCCGGGCCCAGCGCGTGTTCGAGGAGGCAGCAGCGTACCGCGGCAAGGTGGTTGCGGAAGCGCAGGGTGAAGCGCAGCGTTTCGAGAAATTGCTTGGCCAGTACGAGAAGGCGCCGGAGGTGACCCGTGAGCGTCTTTACCTGGATGCGGTGCAGCGCGTCATGAGCAACAGCTCCAAGGTGCTGGTCGATGTGCCGGGCAGCAATAACGTGATGTACCTGCCGATCGACCGCCTTGGCCGGCAGCAGCCGGAGGCGGCGCCGCCAGTGGTGCGCAGCCCGCAGGTCGAGAATGACGATGCGGCGCGCGATGCGCTGGACCGGGCGCGCCGCGATCCTGGCAACCTGCGGCAAAGGGAGCGACGCTGA
- the hflX gene encoding GTPase HflX → MFFERPGTGERAVLVHLNLDADSPQEDPRELEELALSAGADPVDFIFGQRRRPDPRSFVGSGKLEEILAAVRGHCAELVIFNHALSPSQERNLEQVLECRVIDRTGLILDIFAQRARSHVGKLQVELAQLRHISTRLVRGWTHLERQKGGIGLRGPGETQLETDRRLIRDRIRLLTRRLEKVHLQREQGRRARRRAEIPTVSLVGYTNAGKSTLFNALTGAGVLTADRLFATLDPTMRRCQLADGRAMVLADTVGFVRHLPHQLVEAFRATLEEAQLADLLLHVIDASAADRDDTTHEVESVLAEIGAEQVPRLNVYNKIDLLEAQPRIDRGEDGRPVRVWVSARSGAGMDLLREAIAELLAEDMLHQWLPLDPAQGRLRARLYEKGAVLDERVAQDGSISLEIRIPRGQFAQLIAAECGSGSSREHF, encoded by the coding sequence GTGTTTTTCGAGCGTCCCGGAACGGGTGAGCGCGCGGTTCTCGTTCACCTCAACCTGGACGCGGACAGTCCCCAGGAAGATCCGCGCGAACTCGAGGAACTGGCCTTGTCGGCGGGTGCCGACCCGGTGGATTTCATTTTCGGACAACGACGACGCCCGGATCCGCGCAGTTTTGTCGGTAGCGGCAAGCTGGAAGAGATTCTCGCCGCGGTGCGCGGGCATTGTGCCGAGCTGGTCATCTTCAATCACGCACTGAGCCCCTCGCAGGAACGCAACCTCGAGCAGGTGCTGGAATGCCGGGTGATCGACCGTACCGGGCTGATACTCGATATCTTCGCGCAACGGGCACGCTCGCACGTCGGAAAGCTCCAGGTCGAACTCGCCCAGCTGCGTCATATCTCGACGCGCCTGGTCCGCGGCTGGACGCACCTCGAGCGCCAGAAGGGCGGCATCGGACTGCGCGGCCCCGGCGAGACCCAGCTCGAAACCGACCGCCGCCTGATCCGCGACCGCATCCGGCTGTTGACGCGCCGGCTCGAGAAGGTTCACCTGCAGCGTGAGCAGGGGCGGCGCGCGCGCCGCCGCGCGGAAATTCCCACCGTGTCACTGGTTGGCTACACGAACGCCGGCAAATCCACCCTGTTCAATGCGCTCACGGGCGCCGGCGTGCTGACGGCGGATCGGCTGTTCGCGACGCTCGATCCGACCATGCGCCGCTGTCAGCTGGCGGACGGACGTGCCATGGTGCTGGCCGATACGGTAGGCTTTGTGCGGCATTTGCCGCACCAGTTGGTGGAGGCGTTCCGGGCCACGCTCGAGGAGGCGCAACTCGCCGATCTGCTGCTCCATGTGATCGACGCGAGCGCCGCCGATCGCGACGACACCACGCATGAGGTCGAAAGTGTACTTGCCGAGATCGGCGCCGAACAGGTGCCGCGACTCAACGTGTACAACAAGATCGATCTGCTCGAGGCGCAGCCGCGTATTGACCGGGGCGAGGACGGCAGGCCGGTGCGGGTATGGGTCTCGGCGCGCAGCGGTGCGGGAATGGACCTGTTGCGCGAGGCAATTGCCGAACTGCTCGCGGAGGACATGCTGCACCAGTGGTTGCCGCTCGATCCGGCGCAGGGCAGGTTGCGTGCGCGGCTCTACGAAAAGGGCGCGGTGCTGGACGAGCGTGTCGCGCAGGATGGCTCGATCAGCCTCGAAATCCGGATTCCGCGCGGACAGTTCGCGCAGCTCATCGCCGCGGAGTGCGGGTCCGGCTCGTCACGCGAACACTTCTGA
- the hfq gene encoding RNA chaperone Hfq, with amino-acid sequence MSKGQTLQDPFLNALRKERIPVSIYLVNGIKLQGQIESFDQFVILLKNTVSQMVYKHAVSTVVPSRPVRLASADDEGEEAVE; translated from the coding sequence ATGTCAAAGGGGCAAACTCTACAAGACCCTTTCCTGAATGCGCTGCGCAAGGAGCGTATCCCGGTATCCATCTATCTGGTCAACGGCATCAAGCTCCAGGGCCAGATCGAATCCTTCGACCAGTTCGTCATCCTGCTCAAGAACACCGTCAGCCAGATGGTTTACAAGCACGCGGTTTCGACGGTGGTGCCCTCGCGCCCGGTGCGTCTTGCATCCGCCGATGACGAAGGCGAAGAGGCTGTCGAGTAA
- the miaA gene encoding tRNA (adenosine(37)-N6)-dimethylallyltransferase MiaA — protein MGPTAAGKTALALALCDALDCTIVSVDSAQVYRGMDIGTAKPGPAVLARYPHRLIDIRDPAEIYSAADFRRDAWAAIEEIVASGKTPLLVGGSMLYFRALVQGLADLPPADPRVREEILALADAGGWAAVHRRLAAVDPLAAARIPVTDPQRLQRAMEVFLVSGDTISSIHQRQGATALPWRLLQLAVAPRDRVVLHRRIALRFEAMLQAGFLDEVAALRARGDLEPALPSMRSVGYRQAWDYLDDRISYAAMVERAIIATRQLAKRQHTWLRSWPELQWLLTDESAHAGNGAHEEILQLALKYVAAASI, from the coding sequence ATGGGCCCGACGGCTGCGGGCAAGACCGCGCTGGCGCTGGCGCTGTGCGATGCGCTCGATTGCACGATCGTAAGCGTCGATTCCGCGCAGGTGTACCGCGGCATGGATATCGGCACCGCAAAACCCGGGCCTGCGGTGCTCGCGCGGTATCCCCACCGGCTGATCGACATACGCGATCCGGCGGAGATCTATTCGGCGGCCGATTTTCGCCGCGATGCATGGGCCGCGATCGAGGAGATCGTCGCCAGCGGCAAGACACCGTTGCTGGTGGGCGGTTCGATGCTGTACTTCCGCGCTCTTGTCCAGGGGCTGGCCGATCTGCCACCGGCTGACCCCCGGGTGCGCGAGGAAATTCTCGCCTTGGCGGACGCCGGCGGCTGGGCAGCGGTTCACCGCCGCCTTGCCGCGGTCGATCCGCTCGCCGCCGCGCGCATTCCAGTGACCGATCCGCAGCGCCTGCAGCGGGCCATGGAAGTGTTCCTGGTTTCCGGTGACACCATCAGCAGCATTCACCAGAGGCAAGGGGCCACCGCACTACCCTGGCGGCTGCTCCAGTTGGCGGTGGCTCCCCGGGATCGGGTGGTTTTGCATCGGCGAATCGCGCTGCGTTTCGAGGCGATGCTGCAGGCAGGGTTCCTGGATGAAGTGGCTGCGCTGCGCGCGCGCGGGGACCTCGAACCTGCCCTGCCGTCCATGCGCAGCGTGGGGTATCGCCAGGCCTGGGACTACCTGGATGACCGCATTTCCTACGCCGCGATGGTCGAAAGGGCTATCATTGCCACGCGTCAACTGGCCAAGCGCCAGCACACATGGTTGCGATCCTGGCCCGAGCTGCAGTGGCTGCTCACGGACGAGTCGGCGCACGCGGGCAACGGCGCGCACGAGGAAATACTGCAGCTGGCCTTGAAATATGTGGCCGCCGCCTCCATTTGA
- the mutL gene encoding DNA mismatch repair endonuclease MutL has translation MGRIQHLSELLANQIAAGEVVERPASVVKELAENSLDAGATRLEIDLEAGGTLLIRVRDDGEGMSVEDLPLALAPHATSKIRTLEDLERVLSLGFRGEALASIASVARLSISTATAGADHGSRLETGARGEPLITPAAHPRGTTVEVRDLFFNTPARRKFLRAERTEFGHCEEVVRRLALARFDAGFTLRHNHKPVFSLRACTGVAEREQRLATLCGAPFLESALAVEVEASGVMLRGWVAQPSFSRSQSDLQYFFVNGRIVRDRLVAHAIRQAYRDVLYHDRHPAYVLYLDIDPMLVDVNVHPTKHEVRFRESRMVHDFLFHSLHRALAGTRAGGVEQSSMVAPAPPGEPGVVQQHGLWNRPDQGAVRESIEAYRALSTGAPQGFPAAAISGVAQDVPPLGFAVAQIKGIYILAENREGLVIVDMHAAHERITYERMKSARDAGGVRAQPLLVPQQIAVSRREAECVEEHSATLAALGLELQRSGEEMVTVRQIPALLSGADIAALVRDVVAELREFGTSSRIEAHADQILAGMACHGAVRANRQLSIAEMNGLLRDMERTERSGQCNHGRPTWAVQSLAELDRLFLRGR, from the coding sequence ATGGGGCGCATCCAGCATCTCAGTGAATTGCTCGCCAACCAGATCGCCGCAGGCGAGGTCGTCGAAAGGCCCGCCTCCGTGGTCAAGGAACTGGCCGAGAACAGCCTCGATGCTGGCGCGACCCGTCTCGAGATCGACCTCGAAGCCGGCGGCACGCTGCTGATTCGCGTACGCGACGATGGCGAGGGCATGTCCGTCGAGGATCTGCCACTGGCGCTCGCGCCCCACGCGACCAGCAAGATACGCACGCTCGAGGACCTCGAGCGGGTGTTGAGCCTCGGCTTTCGCGGTGAGGCGCTGGCCAGCATCGCGTCGGTCGCGCGGCTCTCGATTAGTACCGCCACCGCGGGTGCGGACCACGGGTCGCGCCTCGAAACAGGAGCGCGTGGCGAGCCACTGATCACCCCGGCGGCGCATCCGCGCGGAACGACGGTCGAAGTGCGCGATTTGTTCTTCAATACGCCGGCGCGGCGCAAATTCCTGCGCGCGGAGCGTACCGAGTTCGGTCATTGCGAAGAGGTGGTCCGGCGGTTGGCCCTGGCACGTTTCGACGCCGGGTTCACGCTGCGGCACAACCACAAGCCGGTGTTTTCGTTGCGTGCCTGCACCGGCGTTGCCGAGCGCGAGCAGCGCCTGGCAACGCTGTGCGGCGCGCCGTTTCTTGAAAGCGCGCTGGCCGTCGAGGTCGAAGCTTCCGGGGTGATGCTGCGGGGCTGGGTGGCCCAGCCGAGTTTTTCCCGCAGCCAGAGTGATCTGCAGTACTTCTTTGTCAACGGACGCATCGTGCGCGACCGGCTGGTCGCGCATGCGATCCGCCAAGCCTACCGCGACGTGCTCTATCATGACCGTCATCCGGCCTATGTGTTGTATCTCGACATCGATCCGATGCTGGTCGATGTGAACGTGCACCCGACCAAGCACGAGGTGCGTTTTCGCGAATCGAGGATGGTGCACGACTTCCTGTTTCACTCGTTGCACCGGGCGCTCGCGGGGACCCGTGCCGGTGGCGTGGAGCAATCGTCGATGGTTGCGCCGGCGCCGCCCGGCGAGCCGGGCGTGGTACAGCAGCACGGGCTGTGGAACCGTCCGGATCAGGGTGCTGTCAGGGAGAGTATCGAGGCCTACCGTGCCTTGTCCACCGGCGCGCCGCAGGGATTCCCGGCGGCGGCGATTTCCGGCGTCGCCCAGGATGTGCCGCCGCTCGGGTTTGCCGTGGCCCAGATCAAGGGTATCTATATTCTTGCCGAGAACCGCGAGGGGCTGGTTATCGTTGACATGCATGCGGCGCATGAACGCATCACCTACGAGCGCATGAAGAGCGCACGTGATGCCGGCGGTGTGCGCGCCCAGCCGCTGCTGGTGCCGCAGCAGATCGCGGTGAGCCGGCGCGAAGCGGAATGTGTCGAGGAGCACTCGGCGACGCTCGCCGCGCTGGGGCTCGAGTTGCAGCGTTCGGGGGAGGAAATGGTCACCGTGAGACAGATCCCGGCGTTGTTGTCGGGCGCCGACATCGCGGCGCTGGTACGCGATGTGGTGGCCGAGTTGCGCGAATTCGGCACCAGTTCGCGTATCGAGGCGCATGCCGACCAGATTCTCGCCGGCATGGCCTGCCACGGTGCGGTACGCGCCAATCGGCAATTGAGCATCGCGGAAATGAACGGCCTGCTGCGCGACATGGAGCGCACCGAGCGCAGCGGACAATGCAACCACGGCCGCCCCACCTGGGCGGTGCAATCGCTGGCCGAGCTCGACCGGCTCTTCCTGCGCGGTCGCTGA